One Solanum pennellii chromosome 9, SPENNV200 DNA segment encodes these proteins:
- the LOC107030591 gene encoding probable indole-3-pyruvate monooxygenase YUCCA10: MATFDNHVEQPMVIIVGGGPGGLATSACLNKLCIPNLILEKEDCYSPMWKKYSYDRVHLHLAKQFCQLPLFPFPSSSPTYVPKKQFIQYLDDYVTHFNITPFYNRNVEFAKFDEFAEKWNVKVRNGNSGEMEEYFCKFLVVATGEASYPFIPDVPGLTSFTGEAIHSTQYKNGEKFKGKNVLVVGCGNSGMEIALDLANNGANTSIIVRSPMHLISREMGYLGLMLLKYKVALGVVDTIMVMLSKLMYGDISKYYGVKRPEEGPFACKVKYGKYPVFDVGTYRKIKSGEIQVLPAMRSIRGNDVVLENGKIHQFDGIVFATGFKRTTHKWLQGDDYLLNEDGLPKPEFPQHWKGKNGLYCVGLSRRGLYGIAFDAQNIATHINSLLSE; encoded by the exons ATGGCAACATTTGATAATCATGTAGAACAACCTATGGTTATCATTGTTGGTGGTGGGCCTGGTGGTCTTGCTACATCTGCATgtctaaataaattatgtataccAAAtctcattcttgaaaaagaagatTGTTACTCTCCTATGTggaaaaaatattcttatgaTAGAGTTCATCTTCATTTGGCTAAACAATTTTGTCAACTTCCTTTGTTTCCTTTCCCTTCTTCTTCACCAACTTATGTACCAAAAAAACAATTCATTCAATACTTGGATGACTATGTTACTCATTTTAACATCACCCCTTTTTACAATAGAAATGTTGAATTTGctaaatttgatgaatttgctGAAAAATGGAATGTTAAGGTTAGAAATGGTAATTCTGGTGAAATGGAAGAGTATTTTTGTAAGTTTCTTGTTGTAGCTACTGGTGAAGCTAGTTACCCTTTTATCCCTGATGTTCCTGGATTGACAAGTTTCACTGGAGAAGCAATTCATTCTACTCAATACAAGAATGGTGAAAAGTTTAAGGGTAAAAATGTCCTAGTTGTTGGTTGTGGAAATTCAGGCATGGAAATTGCACTTGATCTTGCTAATAATGGTGCTAATACTTCAATCATTGTTCGAAGCCCG ATGCACTTGATATCAAGAGAAATGGGATATTTGGGGCTGATGTTGTTGAAGTACAAAGTTGCACTTGGAGTGGTTGACACTATAATGGTGATGTTAAGCAAGTTGATGTATGGAGATATAAGCAAGTATTATGGTGTGAAAAGGCCAGAAGAAGGACCATTTGCTTGTAAAGTTAAGTATGGGAAGTATCCTGTTTTTGATGTGGGGACTTATCGAAAGATCAAGTCCGGTGAAATTCAG GTGTTACCTGCAATGAGAAGCATAAGAGGAAATGATGTTGTGTTGGAAAATggtaaaattcatcaatttgatGGTATTGTTTTTGCTACTGGTTTTAAGAGAACTACTCACAAGTGGCTTCAG GGAGATGATTATCTATTGAATGAAGATGGATTACCAAAGCCAGAATTTCCACAACATTGGAAGGGGAAGAATGGACTCTATTGTGTGGGGCTATCAAGAAGAGGACTTTATGGGATTGCATTTGATGCTCAAAACATAGCCACTCATATCAACTCTCTGCTCTCTGAATAA